A segment of the Streptomyces sp. XD-27 genome:
GAGCCGGGGGCGTTTCCGGTCGTGCCGGGCCGCCGGCCTCACGGCGGGCGCGTCAGCGCTTCGGCGTGACGCCCAACGACCGGATGAGCTGGGTCAGTTCCTCGTGGAAGAGCTTGTCCGGGCTGAGGGTCTGGGTGGCGAGGTGGCCGTAGACCTCCAGTGACACCAGGCCGTGCAGGTGGCTCCAGACGCGCAGGGCCAGGGCGACGCCGGCCGGGGGCAGGTCGGGGAAGGCCGGGCGGACCTTGTCGAGCAGGCCGGCGTCGAAGTCGGACCACTGGAAGTCGCTGCCCTCATAGAGGTGTTCGGCGTGCGGCCAGGCGGCGGCCGCGAGCGCGGTGAGGCCGGTGCAGACCCGGCGGGCGGCATCCGGGGCGGCCCCGCCCTCGGGTGGGCGGTAGCCGGGAACCGGGTCGCCGTAGACGAGGCGGAATCCCTCGGGGTTGGCCAGCGCCCAGTCCCGGAACGCGCCGGCCCACGCCTGGATCCGGGCGGCGGCGTCCCCGGCGGGGGCGGCGGCCCAGGCGGCGTCCACGGTGTCGGCCAGCGCGGTGTACACGTCGTTGACGAGCGTGGTGACCAGCTCGTCGCGGGTGGCGAAGTAGCCGTAGATGGCGTTGGCGGTCATGCCCATCTCGCGGGCGATGGCCCGCAGCGTGATCGCATCCGGCCCGCCCGAGGCCATCAGGCGGAGTGCGACCTCTTTGATCTCGGCCGCCGTCTCGGCCCGCAGCCGCTCGCGGCGCCCCCTGGTGCTTCCCATGGCGGCACTCTACAGCGTCACATTGCTGATTGCCGTATCTAAACTTCACGCCGTATAGTTTCGCAACGCCGTGAACACGGCTGTGGGAAACCAGGGGAACAAGGGGAGAGCCATGCACATCGGAGTCATCGGAGCCGGCGGCACCATCGGCAGCCGCGTCGTCGCCGAGGCCCTCGGCCGCGGGCACCAGGTCACCGCGTTCAGCCGGAACGCCGCCGGGATCGCCGAGGAGCGGGAGAACGTCACCTGGAAGAGCGTCGACGTTCTCGACGCCGACAGCGTCGCCGCGGTCCTGCCCGGCCTGGACGTGCTGATCAGCGGGTACCAGCCGGGCAACGCGTCCACGGACATGGCGGACACGGTCGCCCGCTCGATCGCCGATCCCACGGTCTACGCCACCGCCGCGCGGGCCCTTCTGAAGGCGCTGGAGAGCCACCCGAGGACCCGGCTGATCGTGATCGGCGGCGCGGGCAGCCTGGAGGTCGAGCCCGGACT
Coding sequences within it:
- a CDS encoding TetR/AcrR family transcriptional regulator; this encodes MGSTRGRRERLRAETAAEIKEVALRLMASGGPDAITLRAIAREMGMTANAIYGYFATRDELVTTLVNDVYTALADTVDAAWAAAPAGDAAARIQAWAGAFRDWALANPEGFRLVYGDPVPGYRPPEGGAAPDAARRVCTGLTALAAAAWPHAEHLYEGSDFQWSDFDAGLLDKVRPAFPDLPPAGVALALRVWSHLHGLVSLEVYGHLATQTLSPDKLFHEELTQLIRSLGVTPKR
- a CDS encoding NAD(P)-dependent oxidoreductase; the protein is MHIGVIGAGGTIGSRVVAEALGRGHQVTAFSRNAAGIAEERENVTWKSVDVLDADSVAAVLPGLDVLISGYQPGNASTDMADTVARSIADPTVYATAARALLKALESHPRTRLIVIGGAGSLEVEPGLVHADSDAHLHESLDALGLPREYAVAVRGHRDALDVLRASNRLWTYFSPAENIAPGERTGRFRIGGDQPVLDADGRSRISVEDAAVALVDEAELPRFVQRRFTIGY